The following proteins come from a genomic window of Leishmania major strain Friedlin complete genome, chromosome 17:
- the RAC-B2 gene encoding receptor-type adenylate cyclase b, whose protein sequence is MCADATHPRRACWCGAGGVAGCVRQQHAYRCSRLLAGVLLIVGALTLAVSTAPTAWAAGANVSPDEPVYLLNAMYSLSDYSWKHAKALWLGIDSALHAVGYTAASGRPIKIIEPGPTDDRSDIVAVVMKALKDYPTLLGVIGPYSDTRLGALMSSPEIQNSGLMFLGPFTGSSAMRVWNENLYFMRAEPRLEIMAMAKHIANTFRARRTAFTYVTGEWFGSFEHKSLVELMASLSLDPPAVYSAPYSTSTAVNMTAFDAMADTHPQVIIVWGIPAGQVVELLQAVLTDPRTSSAYIMPSFALQQMTFQVYYDLAMAGKLTPVDGQIISSATSFPLTEPASVHLKVFRAQMGEYMVKTGRVDPSLWADEAKAVQKYGPWEHEASSDSAAYVNNFFNEHPCVTQLMIAGWISGSLIAQTLAEENRVVNRMAYRQYMFSQQRYIVGEDFVLGDYGGPCNGVAEFLGAVCYCNQGGHSAVLSRLDKAVWTVITESGVSFTQKSCYSDSTTLPRPLNFLTLIFVGHPLLAQVGLNVNTSIPALFAYLKYSASPVNGIALNVTDTTPQALHDAVTTNYTTDVVVGMTVKGMNVDEYLVLSPLHPRPHLVEPLRNYVYLMPTLEQQMFVLYAKLSAVRDVTSIDSGVHVVLHDYASDEVANITAMLRKSAATFDYDNPSVTAVPSTKTVGSALARGRINVVLAVTAADVAGIVDFLVEEKTSIVVVVFDDLVIQYSTLVTALKSKPASVQARVITFTNLPLWSDTSESAHAASRLLTVFHGALPDPSQHTPGSLSAVIAGSFSASMRRLADSVHSTSLTDMVYRESSVTTTGVPFGKFHWGCTTTPTDRLCVYQNYGAQGIVMLSVQRMLDPTVPQLSSPMTPTMEYRPRKKLDKLTSSERNGLIAGLVMFTVILLAVVGLALYCCMDSRNNDAAPKDGDEPVTLLFTDIESSTALWAALPQLMADAIAAHHRVIRQLLKKYGGYEVKTIGDSFMIACRSAHSAVSLACEIQTKLLKHDWGTEALDSAYREFELARVDTLDDYVPPTARLSEEEYAALWRGLRVRVGIHTGLTDIRYDEVTKGYDYYGDTPNMAARTEAVANGGQVVATEATWWALSNDERAGTAHTAMGPQGLRGVPFAVEMFQLNAVPGRRHAALRTEIEAMLPEGTATETASSAAGALLSSAGTINGPAAGIAFVLTSCFAPYPAAQRVRELQPLLSKWGVGAPPRSRLVSEEDYCQGLMNRLAVRIATVSQARQRMGSNEAGVSGDI, encoded by the coding sequence ATGTGCGCAGACGCGACCCATCCGCGCCGTGcttgctggtgcggcgcaggtggcgtGGCCGGCTGTGTGAGGCAGCAGCATGCGTACCGATGCTCGCGACTCCTGGCTGGCGTTTTGCTGATTGTCGGTGCGCTGACGCTCGCCGTGTCCACGGCGCCTACGGCGTGGGCTGCGGGTGCCAACGTCTCGCCGGACGAGCCTGTGTACCTGCTGAACGCCATGTACTCGTTGAGCGACTACAGCTGGAAGCATGCAAAGGCGCTGTGGCTGGGCATCGACTCCGCGCTACACGCGGTCGGCTACACCGCCGCGAGCGGCCGCCCCATCAAGATCATTGAGCCGGGCCCGACGGATGACCGATCGGACATCGTAGCTGTCGTGATGAAGGCACTCAAAGACTACCCGACGCTTCTTGGCGTGATTGGACCGTACTCTGACACGCGCCTTGGTGCTCTGATGAGCAGCCCTGAGATTCAGAACAGTGGGCTGATGTTCCTGGGCCCGTTCACCGGGTCTAGCgctatgcgtgtgtggaaCGAGAACTTGTATTTCATGCGCGCGGAGCCACGGCTGGAGATCATGGCAATGGCAAAGCACATAGCGAATACCTtccgcgcacgccgcactgcgTTCACGTATGTGACGGGTGAGTGGTTCGGAAGCTTCGAGCACAAGAGTCTTGTGGAGCTGATGGCGTCCCTTTCGCTCGACCCGCCGGCTGTGTACTCCGCGCCGTACTCGACGAGCACTGCTGTGAACATGACGGCCTTCGACGCGATGGCGGACACGCACCCGCAGGTGATCATAGTCTGGGGAATACCTGCAGGGCAGGTTGTGGAGCTCCTGCAGGCTGTGCTGACGGACCCGCGTACGTCGTCGGCGTACATCATGCCGTCgtttgcgctgcagcagatgaCATTCCAGGTGTACTACGATCTCGCGATGGCTGGGAAGCTGACGCCTGTGGACGGGCAGATCATTTCGAGTGCCACATCCTTTCCGCTGACGGAGCCTGCGTCGGTCCATCTGAAGGTCTTCAGGGCGCAGATGGGGGAGTACATGGTGAAGACCGGCCGCGTGGACCCGAGCCTGTGGGCCGACGAGGCGAAGGCTGTGCAGAAGTACGGCCCGTGGGAGCATGAGGCGTCGTCGGACTCTGCTGCATACGTGAACAACTTCTTCAACGAGCACCCGTGCGTAACGCAGCTGATGATTGCTGGGTGGATTTCGGGCTCGCTGATCGCGCAGACGCTTGCGGAGGAGAACCGGGTCGTGAATCGGATGGCGTACAGACAATACATGTTCTCTCAGCAGCGCTACATCGTAGGCGAGGACTTTGTTCTTGGTGACTACGGCGGGCCGTGCAACGGTGTTGCCGAATTTCTGGGCGCCGTGTGCTACTGTAACCAGGGTGGGCACTCCGCTGTCCTTTCGAGGCTTGACAAAGCCGTGTGGACGGTGATTACCGAGTCTGGCGTCAGCTTCACGCAGAAAAGCTGCTACTCCGATAGCACCACCCTCCCACGGCCGCTGAACTTCCTGACGCTGATCTTTGTGGGGCATCCGTTGCTTGCGCAGGTGGGGCTGAACGTTAACACGAGCATACCAGCACTTTTCGCCTACCTGAAGTACAGCGCGAGTCCTGTGAACGGGATTGCACTTAACGTAACAGATACTACACCACAGGCGCTGCACGATGCGGTGACGACGAACTACACTACCGACGTCGTCGTAGGCATGACAGTGAAGGGTATGAACGTCGATGAGTACTTGGtgctctcccccctccaccctcgGCCACACCTAGTAGAGCCGTTAAGAAACTACGTGTATCTGATGCCAACGCTTGAGCAGCAGATGTTTGTGCTGTACGCGAAGCTTTCGGCTGTGAGGGACGTGACGTCGATCGACTCGGGCGTGCATGTGGTCCTGCACGACTACGCTAGCGATGAGGTAGCGAACATCACCGCTATGCTGCGCAAGTCTGCTGCGACGTTCGACTACGACAACCCGAGCGTGACTGCGGTGCCCTCCACGAAGACTGTTGGGAGTGCGCTTGCTCGCGGGCGGATCAACGTTGTGCTTGCCGTGACAGCTGCGGATGTGGCTGGCATTGTCGACTTTCTGGTTGAGGAGAAGACCTCGATTGTTGTGGTAGTCTTCGATGACTTGGTGATTCAGTACTCTACACTTGTCACTGCCCTCAAGTCGAAGCCGGCGTCTGTGCAGGCGCGTGTGATCACGTTCACTAATCTGCCGCTCTGGAGCGACACGTCGGAGAGCGCGCATGCTGCCTCTAGGCTGCTGACAGTGTTTcacggcgcgctgcctgACCCTTCCCAACACACTCCGGGCTCCCTGAGCGCCGTTATAGCTGGCAGTTTTTCTGCCTCGATGAGGAGGCTTGCGGACAGCGTGCACAGCACTTCGCTGACAGACATGGTCTATCGCGAAAGCTCTGTGACCACGACTGGCGTACCCTTTGGCAAGTTTCATTGGGGCTGCACGACGACGCCAACGGACCGCCTCTGCGTGTACCAAAACTATGGCGCGCAGGGCATCGTGATGCTCTCCGTGCAGCGGATGCTGGACccgacggtgccgcagctgtctTCCCCGATGACGCCTACAATGGAGTATCGGCCGCGCAAAAAGCTGGATAAGCTGACGTCCTCGGAACGCAACGGCCTCATCGCTGGCCTCGTTATGTTCACTGTCATCTTGCTTGCGGTTGTTGGGCTGGCTCTGTACTGCTGCATGGACAGCCGCAacaacgacgccgcgccgaAGGACGGTGACGAGCCGGTGACGCTGCTCTTCACGGACATTGAGAGCAGCACTGCGCtgtgggcggcgctgccacagctGATGGCTGACGCGattgctgcgcaccaccgtgtGATCCGGCAGCTGTTGAAGAAGTACGGGGGCTACGAGGTGAAGACGATCGGCGACTCGTTCATGATCGCGTGCAggagcgcgcacagcgctgtGAGCCTTGCATGCGAGATCCAGacgaagctgctgaagcacgACTGGGGtacggaggcgctggacaGCGCGTACCGCGAGTTCGagcttgcgcgcgtggacACTTTGGACGACTACGTGCCGCCGACTGCGCGgctgagcgaggaggagtacgctgcgctgtggcgcgggctgcgcgtgcgcgtggggaTCCACACGGGGCTGACCGACATCCGCTACGACGAGGTGACGAAGGGGTACGACTACTACGGCGACACGCCGAACATGGCTGCGCGCACGGAGGCTGTTGCGAATGGCGGGCAGGTTGTCGCGACGGAGGCTACGTGGTGGGCGCTGTCGAACGACGAGCGCGCGGGTACTGCACACACTGCGATGGGACCGCAGGGGCTGCGCGGTGTGCCGTTCGCCGTGGAGATGTTCCAGCTGAACGCTGTGcctggccgccgccacgctgcgctgcgcactgagatcgaggcgatgctgccggAGGGTACAGCGACGGAGACGGCCTCgagcgctgcaggcgcgctgCTATCGTCTGCGGGCACGATAAAtggccctgctgctggcatTGCCTTCGTGCTGACGAGCTGCTTTGCGCCGTAccccgctgcgcagcgcgtgcgagagctgcagccgctgctgagcaagTGGGGCgttggtgcgccgccgcggagtcGTCTTGTGAGTGAGGAGGACTACTGCCAGGGGCTGATGAACCGTCTTGCGGTTCGGATTGCGACGGTGTCGCAGGCCCGCCAGCGGATGGGCAGTAACGAGGCTGGTGTTTCAGGAGATATATAG